DNA sequence from the Terriglobia bacterium genome:
CTCGAGCGTTCCCACCGGCTCGTTCTTCCAGTTGCGGACGGTGATCTGAGCCATGGCCGCCTCCGCCCTACGCCCGCGCCGCCGGGGCGGCGCCCTTCGACTTCCGAATGAGGACCTTCGCGCCAACGGGGCCGGGCACCGCCCCTCTCACGAGAAGCAGGTTCCGCTCGACGTCGACGCGAACCACCCTGAGGTTCTTCACCGTGACCCGGACGTCTCCCATGTGGCCCGCCGCCCGCATCCCCGGGAACACCCGGGACGGGAATGCCGACGCGCCGATGGATCCCGGCGCGCGATGGAACATCGATCCGTGGCTCGACGCGCCACCGCTGAAGTTGTGCCGCCGCATGACGCCCTGGAATCCCTTCCCCTTCGAGGTGCCGATCACGTCCACCTTCGATACACCCTGGAACAGATCCACGAGCACCCGCTCGCCCGCCTTGAGGTCGGCGCCGGGCTCGAGGCGGAACTCGCGGAGGAGGCGGGTCGGGGGAACGCCGGCCTTCTCGTGATGGCCGCGCGACGGCTTGTTCGCGCGCTTCGCGGACCTGGGGTCCACGAGCCCGAGCTGGACGGC
Encoded proteins:
- the rplC gene encoding 50S ribosomal protein L3 is translated as MVEGMIGRKVGMTQVFLEDGTLVGVTVLEAGPCVVVQRRTAAKDGYEAVQLGLVDPRSAKRANKPSRGHHEKAGVPPTRLLREFRLEPGADLKAGERVLVDLFQGVSKVDVIGTSKGKGFQGVMRRHNFSGGASSHGSMFHRAPGSIGASAFPSRVFPGMRAAGHMGDVRVTVKNLRVVRVDVERNLLLVRGAVPGPVGAKVLIRKSKGAAPAARA